The proteins below come from a single Maylandia zebra isolate NMK-2024a linkage group LG23, Mzebra_GT3a, whole genome shotgun sequence genomic window:
- the LOC101483188 gene encoding gamma-crystallin M2-like, with the protein MGKIIFYEDRNFDGRSYECSSECADLHSHFSRCNSIRVDSGNWMVYERPNYMGYQYFLRKGEYPDYQRWMGFNDCVRSCRMIPMHQGTHRLMIYERPELGGQMMELTDDCPSLYERFHFNDIYSCNVMDGYWIFYEHPHYRGRQYLIHPGEYRRFHEWGGMSPRVGSIRRIIM; encoded by the exons ATGGGTAAG ATCATTTTCTACGAGGACAGGAACTTCGATGGTCGCTCTTATGAGTGCAGCAGCGAGTGCGCTGACCTACATTCCCACTTTAGTCGCTGCAACTCCATCAGAGTGGACAGTGGTAACTGGATGGTCTATGAGAGACCCAACTACATGGGCTACCAGTACTTCCTGAGGAAGGGCGAATATCCAGACTACCAGCGCTGGATGGGATTCAACGACTGCGTGAGATCCTGCCGTATGATCCCTATG CACCAAGGCACTCACAGACTGATGATCTACGAGCGCCCAGAACTTGGAGGACAGATGATGGAGCTGACAGATGACTGCCCCTCCCTGTATGAACGCTTCCATTTCAATGACATCTACTCCTGCAACGTAATGGATGGCTACTGGATCTTCTACGAGCATCCTCACTACAGGGGACGGCAGTACCTGATACATCCTGGTGAATACAGGAGGTTTCATGAGTGGGGAGGCATGAGTCCCAGGGTTGGATCCATCAGACGCATCATTATGTGA